Proteins found in one Oryza glaberrima chromosome 4, OglaRS2, whole genome shotgun sequence genomic segment:
- the LOC127770290 gene encoding uncharacterized acetyltransferase At3g50280-like, which yields MEGGVHIVSRRMVRPAAEHAGELPEHETVHHLTPLDLRMITGDYVQKGVVLPKPPGGGEHVVEHLVSSFARALARFYPLAGRLAVAETPPSPGGARPTISLSLRCNGEGAEFVHAVAPGVTVADIADSLYVPRVVWSFFPLNGMLGTDAAVEPRRPVLAAQVTELADGMFIAMSLNHGVADGFTFWHLFRTWSEINRRRGADSADLELSTPPPVFDRWFVDGIPAPIPLPFAKLEDMVRRPVYTPVEECFLHFSAESVRTLKEKANAEMAAAGAAATATISSLQSVVAHIWRAVCRARRLAPELETRHGLSVGLRARVKEVPQEYMGNTVVGAVARATAGELLGGGLGWAAWLLNRAVASAGDVASVRRMLPAWPETPRFVTVASLQNAGVMVISGSPRFDVFGNDFGWGRPVGVRSGAGNKLDGKMTVYEGRGGGGSMAVEICLAPEALARLVADEEFMSAVTAPPPTHH from the coding sequence ATGGAAGGCGGCGTCCACATCGTGTCGCGGCGCATggtccggccggcggcggagcacgccggcgagctgccGGAGCACGAGACGGTGCACCACCTCACGCCGTTGGATCTCCGGATGATCACCGGCGACTACGTCCAGAAGGGCGTCGTCCTGCCCAAGCCTCCCGGCGGAGGTGAGCAcgtcgtcgaacaccttgtctCGTCGTTCGCCCGCGCGCTGGCCCGCTTCTACCCGctggccggccgcctcgccgtcgccgagacgccgccgtcgcctggtGGTGCTCGTCCGACCATCTCCCTCTCGCTCCGCTGCAATGGCGAGGGGGCGGAGTTCGTCCACGCCGTGGCGCCCGGCGTCACCGTGGCCGACATCGCCGACTCGCTCTACGTCCCAAGGGTGGTGTGGTCCTTCTTCCCGCTCAACGGCATGCTCGGCACGGACGCCGCCGTGGAGCCCCGCCGCCCTGTCCTGGCCGCGCAGGTcaccgagctcgccgacggcatGTTCATCGCCATGTCCCTCAACCACGGCGTCGCCGACGGGTTCACCTTCTGGCACCTGTTCCGCACCTGGTCGGAGatcaaccgccgccgcggcgctgacAGCGCCGACCTCGAgctctccacgccgccgccagtgTTCGACAGATGGTTCGTGGACGGCATCCCGGCGCCGATCCCTCTACCCTTCGCCAAGCTGGAGGACATGGTCCGGCGGCCTGTGTACACGCCGGTGGAGGAGTGCTTCCTCCATTTCTCGGCGGAGAGCGTGAGGACGCTGAAGGAGAAGGCGAACGCtgagatggccgccgccggcgccgccgccacggccaccatATCGTCGCTCCAGTCGGTGGTCGCGCACATCTGGCGAGCCGTGTGCCGAGCCCGGCGCCTCGCGCCGGAGCTGGAGACGAGGCACGGCCTTTCCGTGGGACTGCGAGCGCGGGTCAAGGAGGTGCCACAAGAATACATGGGCAACACGGTGGTGGGCGCCGTCGCGcgggccaccgccggcgagctcctcggcgGAGGGCTGGGCTGGGCGGCGTGGCTGCTGAACCGCGCCGTGGCGTCCGCGGGCGACGTGGCGAGCGTGAGGCGCATGCTGCCGGCGTGGCCGGAGACGCCGAGGTTCGTGACGGTGGCGAGCCTGCAGAACGCCGGCGTGATGGTGATCTCAGGCTCGCCGCGGTTCGACGTGTTCGGCAACGACTTCGGGTGGGGGAGGCCGGTGGGCGTCCGGAGCGGCGCCGGGAACAAGCTGGACGGGAAGATGACGGTGTACGagggccgaggcggcggcgggagcatgGCGGTGGAGATTTGCCTGGCACCGGAGGCGCTCGCGAGGCTGGTCGCCGACGAGGAGTTCATGAGCGCCGTGACTGCGCCACCGCCGACACATCACTGA